TGGTATTAATGAAATATTAAATCAATTAGTTGGACTATTAGAAAAACTACTAGAATTGCTTAAGTCTTCTAAAGGTGGCGGCCAACCTGATGCCGGTAAAGGAACCGACCCAGCTAAAGGAACTGACCCAGCTAAAGGAACCGACCCAACAAAAGGAACCGACCCAGCTAAAGGAACTGACCCAAGTAAAGGTGTTGGTGGTCAAGACAAACAAATCGGTGAAATTATTCAAGCTTTAGAGAAAATTATTGAGCAACTTAAGCAATTACAAGGTCAAGGTAAAGATGGTGGTGATGTATCAAAAACACAAGCTCAAGATACTTTAGCAGCTAAAATGTCAACAATGAGAGTTTAACTTCCTCGCAAATCTCTCCTCTCATAACCTCTCACTCAGTAAAAGCACAAATTCTAACAGGTGATTAATCTCACCTGTTATTTTTTTTTGATAAGTAAATTTTTAATAGAATAAAGTAGTAAATATTAGTTAGTATTTATTACTTTATTCTATTTTGAGAGATTTTAATTAGTTAGCATTAGTTGCGGGACGAGTAGTTTTTTTGACTTCCTTAAAATCTTCTTGAGGTTCTTCTGGGAAGAGTCTATCAATTATAGGAATATTTAAGGCTTTGCGTACTTCTTGATTGATTCGTTCACATAGTTCTGGGTTTTGTTGTAATGAGTTCTTTACATTATCACGGCCTTGACCCAAACGTTCACCTTTATAAGAGAACCATGCGCCACTTTTATCAACAATTTTATTTTCTACAGCTAAATCTAAAATATCACCTGCGCGGGAAATACCTTGACCATACATAATATCAAACTCTGTTTCCTTAAATGGAGGAGCAACTTTGTTTTTTACAACTTTGACACGAGTACGATTACCTACGATATTTTCCCCGTCTTTAATTGGGCCAACTCTACGAATTTCAATACGTACAGAAGCATAGAATTTTAATGCTCGACCGCCAGTAGTTGTTTCTGGCGAGCCAAACATAACACCAATTTTTTCACGAATTTGATTAATAAAGATTAAACAAGTATTTGAGCGAGATACAGCAGCAGTAAGTTTACGCATTGCTTGTGACATTAAGCGAGCTTGTAGTCCTGGTAAATTATCTCCCATATCTCCATCTAATTCAGCACGGGGTACAAGTGCTGCTACTGAATCAATAACTATTACATCAAATGCTCCTGAACGGCATAATTGTTCTGTAATTTCTAGGGCTTGTTCGCCGCTATCAGGTTGGGAGATAAATAATTCTTTAGTATTAACGCCCAATTTTTCAGCATATTCTGAATCCATTGCATGTTCAGCGTCTATATAAGCTGCATTTCCTCCAAGGCGTTGGGCCTCGGCTACTACATGTAATGCTAAAGTAGTTTTACCAGAACTTTCTGGCCCATAAACTTCTGTAATACGACCGCGAGGAAAACCGCCAATACCAACAGCAGCATCGATGCTTAAACAAGTAGAAGAGATTGCTAAAACATCAGAAACTTTTTTATCGCCTAAGCGCATAATAGCACCTTTACCAAATTGTTTTTCAATTTGTGCAATAGCTGCTTCTATTACTTTACTACGTTCTGTTTTAAAGTCTGCCATAATTGTTGCCTTTCATTGTTTTTATTGATTTTTGGGCGTTTTGCCAATAAATTCTTATTAATAAAGTATATAGTGAAATATAAGCAAAAGGTGTCCAAAAGTCAAGCGATAAGTGCAGAAGAAAAATTTTTATTGAGTTTGGAATGAATAGACGTAAAAATTCTTATTTTTATGTATGCAAATTAGCTAATAATACTACTAATTTGCAGGTGGTTTAGTAAGTTGGTTTTCTAGTTCTTGTTTTTTATTCTTGCGTTGTTGTTCAAGGGTATTTTCTAAATCAGTTAATTTAGTTTTTAGTTGATTAATTTGGCTTTGTATTTGTTCTTTATCATATTCTTGTTCATTGATTTTAATAGACTTACTATAAATTTGATTTCCTTTATCATCAATAGAAGTAACATCAAACAAAGGAACTGCTGCTTGAAATTGTTCTAGTTCTTTTAGCACTTTGCTACGTTCTGTTAAGGTTTCTTTTTCTCCTTCATAAGTAGCTAATTTTTCTGAAGCTTTTTTGAGGGCTTGTTCACGACGATAGCGGTCTAATTCGCCAGCAGGTAGCCCAATAATATCTAATTCTCCTTCTGGAACTTCTGTTAGTTCTGCAATTGGTAGTTTAAAGCCCCCCGTACCACGTTTTGCTTGATAACTTAGAGGAATACCTAAAATAGTACGTTTATAATCAACTCTAATGATTACTTGTTGTTGTGGAGGATCAACCGTAATATGTATGTCTTCTTTAGGAACTTCTAAACCTCTTTGTTCAATAGCAGAATTAATGCGTTTACGTAGGGTTTTTATGGTAATGTTTGAATCACCTAATACTATTCTAAGATCATCTTCTAGTAAGCGTCTTTGAGAATACTGCATAGTAAAATTAACAATAATATAAATTAATAGCGTAGCAACACAAAGTTCTATAAATCTTCTTAAAAAGCGTTGACCTGCTTGTTGTTCCTCTGAACGCTTTTCATCTACTTGAATTTGTTCTAAAGGTTGAAAGACATTAGGGTTAATTTCTTCTATTATTTGTCGAAAATTACTTATAGAACCAATATCTTGCCAAGAATTTTTACCCTGTCTTGCTCTATGAGTATGGCGTAAGCGACCAACACGAATCATTGCTTCTATATCTGCTGCTGTTTGGTTTTCATAAATAAAACCATTTATATCAATATCCCAATTTTTATCTGTTGCTAAATTAGTGGTTTGATATAAAGTTTCATTTTGGCTAGATGATTTAGTAGCAGAATTACTTGAGTTAGTAGTATCACTATCTACTTGAATAGTTTCTATTTCTGAAGAGCTTAGAGCTTTAGACTTAGCATAATTTTCTGTGACATAATTTAGCATCTCACTACCATCTAACATTACTAACGGATCTAAAGCAACATCATTGGAATTACTATTTTTGGATGGTTGGCTAGATTGAGCAGAAAGGGTTTTTTCTTCTTGACGTAAGGGTGAGGAATCTTGTTGATAAGCAATAGTGTTAGTATTTTCTTTATTTTCTAGCTTTTCTGGTATAGCTTCAATTACAACATCTGCTCCGATGGCTCTTAACTTTTCAGCATATTTAGTTGCTTCTTGTTGTGAAGAAGTCTTTTTACGCTTAATTTACGCCCTTTTAAGAGTTCTTGAGCGTTTGTTTGAGAAATTCCAAAACTACGTTGTAAGCCATCTAATAAGCGTGCGCGACCGCTTTCAGAATTATCTAATACTCCTTGAAAAACCACTCTCCATTGAGCCGGCTCGTTAGATGCTATTTTTCCCGAATTTGAAAGACCAGAAATTGCTAAAGCTGCTTCTAGTTGGCTTGCTAATTCTGAGGCACTTTGTTGACGGCGTGAAGGTTGTTTTTCTAATGCACGCATAACTACATGAGAGATTGGTTCTGGGATATTCGGATAAAGTTTATTTAGCGGTTGTGGGTCTTTGGTGACATGTTGAACAATAATTGCTGGAGCAGAAGCCGCTTGAAAAGGAACATGCCCTGCAAGCATTTCATAAGTCATTACACCTAAAGAATAAATATCCGATAAATGATCTACAGTACCTCCACTACATTGTTCAGGAGACATATAATGAGGTGTACCTAATACACTATCAGTTTTAGTAATTTGTGTTAACTGTTGTGTATCTCTAAGTTTAGCAATGCCAAAATCTAGCACTTTTGCTACTTCCTGACCATCAATAATTTCAATCATTACATTGTCAGGCTTTAAGTCTCGGTGAACAATATTAGCGCGATGTGCTGCTGCAATTCCAGCACAAATTTGTTTTGCTAAATTTACAGTTCTTTCAGCAGAGAGGCGTTTTTCACGTTCTAAAATTTTTCTTAAAGTAGGGCCATCAACATATTCCATTACTAAATAAACAATACCTGTTTCAGTTTGCCCAAAGTCTGTTACAGGAACTGCATTAGGGTGTTTAATCCGACCAGATGTTATAGCTTCTCTTTTAAATCGTTCATAACAAGTTGGATCTTCTGTCATATCACGAGAAAGCACTTTGATTGCAACTTGTTTGTTAATTGTTATATGTTGAGCAGTGTAGACAGATCCCATTCCACCGCGACCAATTCGACGTTCTATTTTATATTTATTGTCTAAGGTTAGTCCTATTAATAAATCGCTAGCAGTTTTCTTAAAAATCAATTCTTTGCCATCTTTAGGACAAACTATGCGGTTATCTTCAAATTCCTGTTTGCAGGCAGGACAAATTTTCATATTTACCTCAAGATAGAGCTATAATTTATGTGCTAGCAAGCTTTAATAAAATATTTAATAAAAATACTCTATATTATTACCAAAAACTAATTTTAAGCAGAAATCTTTGTTGTGTCTGCAATTATTTTTGTTATTTATAACATTATTGGGGTAGATAAAATCTAGTTTCAATTTGTTTATAGTTAATAATTGGTTAGTTTTTAACAAAATGATAAATAAAAATTTTGTGAGGTTGAAAATGTCTGTTACCAAAGAGCAATTTAAACAAACAATGAGTAATTGGGCAAGCGGTATTACTATTATTACTACTTGTAGAGAAGAAGGACTATTAGCTATGACAGCTAGTTCATTTACTTCTTTATCTATTGAACCACCTTTTAATACTAGTAGCAGTAAATAAAAATAGCCGCACTCATAAGCAAATACTTCAGCAAGAAGCCTTTGGAGTAATGATCTTGGCACTTGGACAAGAAGAGATTTCTAATTCTGGGGCTGGTTTTTATGGTGAAGAAGGAAATTTCTTGGTTGGAGTTGCTTATCATAAAGAAATAACAGGTGCGCCAATTTTAGATCAATGTTTAGCTTGGATGGATTGTTCTTTATATACCACTTGTGATGCAGGAGATCATACAATTTTTATTGGTAAACTAGAAGCTGTAGGATCTCAAAGCGGTGAACCTCTACTTTGGTATGGTCGAGGATATTATAAAATTAGTAAAATAGATTAATAAATAATCTAACATAATATTAATAAATAACCTAAAAAAAGAAAAAATATTATAGATAAAAATATAGAAGTATTAACACCATTAAGTAATCAAAAACACTTAAAAATAGCTTTGATAGCAACAGCTTTGTTAATGCCAATAATAGGATTAATACTTTATCAAGGCTACTCTACCAATCAACTAATAGAAATATTTGCAGGTGTTTATGGTGTAGTAGTTTTAATATTAGCCATAAACATAATGTACAAACAACTAAATAATCCAGAAAAATTGATTATTAATGAAACAGGAATTATTTATGAGTTTCTAAATATTAAATTTAGGATAGGTTGGGAAGATATTGAAACTGTTAAGTTTGATGGAAAAAAGTAATTTATATAAAGGCTAATTCACCAGAAAAAGTAGCTGCTAATTCGTTAATTTTGCAGGAAAAGGCTGTAGGCAGAACAAATTTTAATCCCTATACAAAACAACTAGTAAAGAAAACTTTTTCCTTTAAAAATCCTTGGGTAAAAAACAAAGAAGAACTAGCAAAACTCTTAAAAGAATCTAATAAGCAAAATGCTTACACAATAGCTATTCCTTTTTTAGAATCTTCAGAAATAGCAGAAAAAATTTATAATCAAATACACCAAAAACATATTAATTTTCAACCTCAATATAAATCTGCTTTTTTGTCAGCACAAACAAATGAAGCAAATGCTGATGATTTTGCTAGAGCAAAACAAAGAGAAATAAAATATGAGTAAAAACATAAAACAGTAAGTTAAATTTTATTTAAACAAATTTTTATTACTAAATGTTTATCTTCAGCATCAAATCCTAACAAGTTTATTAATTAAATACTCGAAACCAATAAATCTTTATAGTAAGATTTATTGACCCTAAAATTGCTCACAGAAAGTTTTAGTGCTAAAACTAAACAATATTTAGAAAATATCTATGGTATTTTGTAATAAAAGTGGATACTTAAAATTTATCAGCCAGATGTTGATAAGTTTTTGCGCGTTACTAGTAATAAGCTTTAGTGCTTATTCTCAACAAGGTGGGAGAACTTATACAGGGGATAGTAAAATAAAGACTCCACCTCCAACTAAACCCAATAATCCAACTAAACCCAATAACACAACTAAACCCAATAACGCAAAACCTAAGCCAACAGTAGATAAGCCTATAGAAAAATTTACTGCACCTGCTAACTTAAAAATACCAGAATTAGTTTTAATTAAATCTGGTGGTTTTATGATGGGGTCAAAAAGTTCTCGGGCTGATGAACAACCAATGCACAATGTTGAGTTAGGGGAATATGAAATTAGCAAATATGAAATTAGTAATAAGGAATTTGAAATTTTTGCTAGTGCTACTAATTATGTAACTCAACCAGAGCAAGAAAAATCTCCTGTTTGCTGGAGAGATTATTTTACTCCTGATAGAGAAAACTACCCTGTAGTTTTAGTAAGTTGGCAAGATGCAATGGCTTATTGTAAATGGCTTTCGGCTGTTACGGGAAAAACTTATCGACTTCCTACAGAGGCAGAATGGGAATATGCTGCTCGTGGAGGAACAACAAAAGCCTATTCTTGGGGTGATGAAATTGATCCAGAACAGGCAAACTATGATAGCAATGCAGAAAGAGGTTTGATTGCTGGGGTGGTGTTAGATTTTATTGAACCTGTTGATAGCTATTCTGCTAATGGATATGGATTACACAATGTTTCTGGCAATGTTGCTGAATGGTGTTATGACTGGTTTGATGCAGATTATTATAAAAACTCTCCTTCTAAAAATCCTGTTGGGCCAGAAAAAGGATTTTATAAGGCTATTAGGGGAGGAAGTTGGGTAAGTTCAGCAGATATTTGTAGAGTTAGTCGACGTAGTAATAATAGTAGTACTTTTACGGCTCCTTATCTTGGATTTCGTATAGTTAAAATAAATTAAGGTAAATCAATGGTTACTAGGGTTTTAATTGAAAATCTTAACTCAAATAGAACAGTTGCAGACATTAATAAAATGTTACAAAACTACGGGCCAATAGCCTGGATTTTTATTGAGCTTGATGTTAATACAAATATGCCTTGGGGTTACGCCTATGCTGCTTTGGTTAATGATGAAAAGGCTAGAATTTTGGTAGCTGATTCTTTAGAAACCTCCTTAGATGTGGGTAATGATAGAAGCCCTTTAAGATTACGTCGCGTTGAGTCAGGCCCAGATAGTTATACTGATAAAAGCTCAATACTTACTTGTCCAAAAGAATATGTTTTTTCTGCTAGTAGCTTAATTCTTAATGATGTTCCTGCTAAAACTACAGTTTTTTTAGATGGTATTACTAAAGCCTATGTTGAAGTAAAATCTAAATTAGAAATTACTAGCCTTTTACCAGGTAAATACAAATTAGTAGTAAAAGATGATAAAAACTTTCTTTTTCAACAAGAAATACAAATTCTACCTCTAAAAGTAACTGAACTAACTGTTGAAAAAGATAAAGACAACCAAACGTTACCTTTTAATACAATTCTTAAAAAAGAAGAGAAAAAAAATCTAATTATAAGTATTTAGTAGCATTAATAGGTATTCTTATCTTAGCGACTAGTTATTATTACTATAATGTAACTAAAACAAATAAAATAGTTGTAGACCTTCCACCACCTCCACCACCTCCAAAGGGGATGGTTTATGTGCCTGCTACAAGATTTGTTATGGGACGTAATACTAGTAAAGATCCACTAGGGTTTGAAATACCTGCTCATGCTACGGCTGTAAAACAAGAATTTTTTATTGATAAAACAGAAGTTACTAATGGGCAATATGCTGAATTTGTTACTGCAACTGGACATGAGAGTCCGCCTAATTGGAAAGCTAAATTACCATCAAAAGATATCTTAAATTTGCCTGTTACTTTTGTTAGTTGGCAAGATGCTGTTGATTATTGTCAATGGCGTACCTACAAGGATCGTCCATGTCGGCTACCGCAAGAAGTTGAATGGGAATTAGCTGCAAGAGGTTCAGATAGTTATATTTATCCTTGGGGAAATGAATGGCGTGATAAATTAGCAAATGCCAATAAAATAAATGATAAATTGTTGACTGTTGGACAAAATCCAGCTAATGCAAGCCCTTTTGGTGCTTTGGATATGGTTGGAAATGTTTGGGAGTGGGTTTATAACGATTTAGAACTCTATGAATTAAGCAAAGCACCTGCTCAACCAGGGGTTAAAGTAATTCGTGGAGGTGCATTTGATAGCGATAAAGAAGAGGCGACAGGAAGTTTTCGAGGCTTTTTAATTCCAAATAAAAGAGAGTATGACCGAACAGGTTTTCGCTGTGTTTGTGATGTTGTTAGGGGACAAAATTAAATTGTCCCCGCCTGAAAACAAAATAAAAATATTTGTATAAACTATGCAAACAAACTATTTACATAATCTTCTGGTGAGAACTCTACTAAATCATTAATCCCTTCACCAATACCAACATAACGAATAGGAATCCCTAGATCTTTAGCAATTGCTACTACAATACCACCCTTAGCAGTTCCATCTAATTTAGTTAAAACAATACCTGTAACAGGGACTGTTTTAGTAAATTGACGCGCTTGTTCTAAGCCGTTTTGACCTGTAACAGCATCTACAACTAATAAAACTTCATGAGGTGCAGAAGGAACTTCACGCGCAGCAACACGCTTCATTTTTTCTAGTTCTGCCATTAAATTAGATTTATTATGTAGTCGTCCGGCAGTATCAACAATTAAGACATCTGCATCACGGGATTTTGCTGCTGCTAAAGAATCATATAAAACTGCTGCTGGATCAGTGCCTTTTTTCTGTTGAATTAATGGGACACCAGTTCTTTCTGCCCAAATTGCTAATTGATCACTAGCTGCGGCTCTAAAAGTATCAGCAGCACAAATTAAAACTTCATTTCCTTCCGCCTTAATTCGATTAGTTAATTTACCAATAGTTGTAGTTTTACCAACTCCATTAACCCCAACAATCATCATTACATACGGGCGAACATCTAGATTAACTTCTGCCTCTGATTTTATGCCTCTGGTTTTAGTACCTTTAAGAATTTCTAATAGATTATCCTTAACGATTCTTTTTAGTTCATCAAAATTATTTATTTCTTTTCGGTCTATTTTTTTACGTGCATTTTCAATAATTTCGAGTGTAGTTTGTACTCCAATATCTGCTCCAATAAGTGCTTCTTCTAGGCTATCTAGCACTTCAGCATCAATAACTTTTTTACCTTTAATAACGTCTTCTAAACGCCCCATTAAATTTTCGCTAGTGCGATTAAGGGATGCCTTCCAGCGTTGAAAACGAGTTTGTTTTTCTATTTCTTCAGAAATGACTTTTGGTTGTGTTGCTAGGCTTGTAGCAGTTTCACCTTCAGATTGACCCCATCCAAAACGCTGCCAAAAACTTTTCTTTTCCTGCTCTGGAACGCGAACTATCGGTGTTTGGGGAAGTTCTGTTATAGCAGGTTCGCTTATTGTTGTTGGTTGGGCTGAGTCGGCTTGTTGACCTTTAAAAAGCTTCTGAAAAAAGCCTCCCTTTTGTTCTGGACTAGTAGCAGATGTAACGGGTGTTGAATCAGAAGAAATATTTACATCAATAGCAGGTTGATCTTGTGTTGTTTGTGGACTTTGTTGAGTTTCTGCTACGGGAGCAGTTTCTTCTTGTTTTTTTGTGCGCTTCCAAAAAAGTGCCATAATTCCTCAATGATTTTTAATGTAAATCTAAGATTTTGCAAAGATTATAATATAAAAATATTATTTTCCTTGCTTAAGATTGCAACTATTTGCTTACAAACTAGGTAAAGTAAATTTTACTAGATCTTTAGCTAGCGTAATTTGACCCGTGTAAAATTTTTGACATTGGGCAATTAAATCTGTGGTCTCACACATTGGATAAAAATGACTTAAAACCAAGTGTTTAACTTTTGCTTGTTGAGCAATTTTTCCTGCAAGAGAGGGAGTTAAATGTCCCTGAATTTTTTGTTCATCTGGTGTTGAACATTCTAAAACAGCAATATCTGCCATTTCGCATAAAGAAATAATATTTTCACAATAATCTGTGTCCCCTGAATAAGTTATTGTGCCAGAAGGCGTTTCTATACGATAACCTAAAGCTGGATAGGAATGATTTACTAGTTGTGCTGTGACTTGATAGTTAGAAAAATTTACTTTAACAAGAGATTCTTTAGCGTCAAGTTCTGTAAGTTTTAGCTCATAATCTTTAGATATTAGCCAATTACCAAAAGTGTCTATTAATTTTTGATGGTGATTTTTAATTCCTATTGGGCCAACTATCTCTAAAATTTCTGAACGACTATAGCCAGGTATTCGTGAACCAAATAAAATTGCTACTAGATCACAAATATGATCAGGATGAAAATGAGAGACAAAGACTTTATTTAGACTAGTTAGGGAATGTCCTGCTTGGGCAAGTTTTCTACTTGAACCTGGCCCGCAATCAAACATTAGTTTTTCTTCTCCAACTGTAACTAAATAACTGGCTGCTCCACGATCGGCAGTAGGAACAGCCGTTCCAGAACCAAGAATTGTTAATTCTACTTTCACTAAAATATATCCTTACTAGCACTAGAGTTTTGCAAATTAAGTCTATTGTCTACAATGGCTTGACAAAAGCTAGTAGTTGCTAAAATAATTTGCCAACTTAAATTATCTGACACTTTGAGGTTATTATCAAAAAAATAGTTTATTCCACTAATATTAATCAGTTAAAGGTATTTCGACGGGGCAAAGTTCGGGATGTTTATGAAGTCAATCCAGAACAATTACTTATAATTGCTAGCGATCGTATTTCTGCTTTTGATTGTATTTTGCCAAATGCAATTCCAGATAAAGGTGTTTTACTAACACAAATTTCTTTATTTTGGTTTGAATTTCTAAAAGATATTGTTGCCAACCACCTAATTACTACAGAGATAAAAGATTATCCATCAGAAATACAGAAATATAGAGATGATTTAATAGGTCGTTCTATGCTAGTTAAACGTACCAAAGCCATTTCAATTGAATGTGTAGCACGAGGCTATTTAGCGGGATCTGGCTTAAAGGAATATCAAAAAGCAGGTTCTGTTTGTGGTATAAAATTACCTACAGGGTTAGTAGAATCAGACTCATTGCCAGAAGTAATTTTTACTCCTGCTACAAAAGCCGAGTCAGGACATGATGAAAATATTTCAGAGAAACAAATGTCTAATTTAATTGGGGAAGAACTAACTAAAAAACTAAAAGAGTTAACTGTGACTATTTATCAAAAAGCGTCCCAATATGCTTTAACAAAAGGTATTATTATTGCTGATACTAAGTTAGAATTTGGTTTATTAGATGACCAAATTATTTTAATTGATGAAGTTTTAACCCCAGATTCTTCAAGATTTTGGCCTGCTCATAGTTATACAAAGGGCCGTAGCCAGTCGTCTTTTGATAAACAATTTGTTCGTGATTACTTGGAGACTCTGGATTGGGATAAAACTCCTCCAGCACCAGACTTGCCCTCAGAAATTATTGCTGCTACCAGCAGAAAATACCATGAAGCTTACGGCCAGTTAACTGGTTTAAGTTTGCCAACTTAGGATTTTTCATGCGAGATAAATTAGAAAACTTAATTGATGAAATGATAGAAAATGGTATCCTTTTTGAAGATGCCATTGCAGAATTTGAAAAAGTGTTTATTCTAAAAATACTTACAATACATCATGGCAATATCTCTAAAGCTAGCGAACAATTGCACATCCATAGAAACACTTTAAGTAAACGCCTAGAAAAATATAATGAACAATTAGTAGAAAATAAAAACTTTTCTGTTAGCAAAATTAAATTTATTAAGTAATTATTATCTACAAAACTTCTGTTTTTAGGAGATAACTATAATGTTACGCATAAGCCTCTTAGTAGGTATAATTGCTATACTTTTAAGCTTTACTCTTTCTGTAATAGCACAAGAAAAATATGATGTACGTCAGATAAAGTTTGTGGTATATGACAAAAGTGGTTATGCATGGAATGACACAACTGCTATTTTAGGTGTTAGGTTAGATGCTACTAAAACAGATACATTACAAGATCAAGAACTTACTGCTAGCACTACTACTTATTCAGTAGGGGCCGAATATCAACGCTTTGGCTTAAAACAAGATGCTAGTGGTAATGTTTATGCGGATGTTAATTTTATTGTCTACAAAAATGTTGATGAACTTATTTACTATGAAATTGCACTCCTAAAAAAAGAAGGTGATAAATACATAGCAATTCCTTTAACTAATCGTAGTTATGCTATTAGTCGCACTACTCCTGATAAATACTTAATCAATACAACTATTTTTCGACCTTTGCTTTTAACAGATTGGGCAATTTACATTGGAATAATGATAGCAAGTCTTGGTTTTATCTATTTCTCTATCTTTCGTTGGTTATTTACTATTTTGCTTTTTAAGCATAATTGGCCCGTAAGTCGTGCAGAATATTTCACTACATCACTAAGTTTATTACTAGTCTTAGGTGTTTTTGCTTTGCTAATGGTGCTATTCTTACCACAAACTATAGTTGTATGGACAGTGCTAGTAGTTTTAACAGTCTTTTGGGCAGGTCATCTGTGACCTGGGCATTATCTTAAGTATAAAACAATAAAGTATATGATAAGTCATGACAGAATATTTAAGGAATTATTAACAGTATTTTTTATAGATTTTATAGAACTCTTCTTTCCAAAAGTAGCTAACTATTTGGAAAAAGACAGTATAGTATTTTTAGATAAAGAAGTATTTACTGATATTGTAAAGGGTGAAACCCACGAAGTAGATATTGTTGTAAAAGGAAAGTTTGTTGGCAAAGAAGCCTTTTTCTTGCTTCATTTAGAAAGTCAGGCACAACAGCAAGCAGATTTTGGAGAAAGATTATTTAAGTATTTTGCTAGATTATTTGAGAAATATCACTTGCCAATATATCCAATAGTAATATTTTCCTTTGATAGCCCAAAAAAACAAGAGCCAAGCAACTATAAAGTAACTTTTCCTGATCTAGAAGTATTAAGTTTCAACTATCAAGTAATACAATTAAATAGATT
The sequence above is drawn from the Blastocatellia bacterium genome and encodes:
- a CDS encoding phosphoribosylaminoimidazolesuccinocarboxamide synthase translates to MKKIVYSTNINQLKVFRRGKVRDVYEVNPEQLLIIASDRISAFDCILPNAIPDKGVLLTQISLFWFEFLKDIVANHLITTEIKDYPSEIQKYRDDLIGRSMLVKRTKAISIECVARGYLAGSGLKEYQKAGSVCGIKLPTGLVESDSLPEVIFTPATKAESGHDENISEKQMSNLIGEELTKKLKELTVTIYQKASQYALTKGIIIADTKLEFGLLDDQIILIDEVLTPDSSRFWPAHSYTKGRSQSSFDKQFVRDYLETLDWDKTPPAPDLPSEIIAATSRKYHEAYGQLTGLSLPT
- a CDS encoding helix-turn-helix domain-containing protein, yielding MRDKLENLIDEMIENGILFEDAIAEFEKVFILKILTIHHGNISKASEQLHIHRNTLSKRLEKYNEQLVENKNFSVSKIKFIK